In the genome of Myroides phaeus, one region contains:
- a CDS encoding mechanosensitive ion channel family protein, with the protein MMELYSFEYPSQMISSVTGSLLKGLMGFVFLVGYILLCWLVVKLLSYILKKVFKVIRLDKIQKLINENEFLSKLNFSIKVESILIFFVKIFVVFLMVVVGAELFGLDIVSREVGNLMLYVPKVFVALLIFVGGLYFASWIKKAVVGVLKAVDFSGARMIGNILFYLILVFVIITTLNQMGINTDIITSNISIIIGALLLTVALSLGLGSKDVITRLLYSFYARKNLELGQLIRIDGLEGYVISIDNIYLCLLVEGKKHYLPIAKVSESHIEIIK; encoded by the coding sequence ATGATGGAACTTTATAGTTTTGAGTATCCAAGCCAAATGATTAGCTCAGTAACAGGGTCTTTGTTAAAGGGATTGATGGGCTTTGTTTTTTTAGTAGGTTATATTTTGCTTTGCTGGTTAGTGGTAAAGTTGCTTTCTTATATTTTAAAGAAAGTTTTTAAAGTAATTAGATTAGATAAAATACAAAAGCTAATAAATGAGAACGAGTTTTTAAGTAAGCTAAACTTTTCAATAAAAGTAGAGAGTATATTGATCTTTTTTGTAAAGATTTTTGTTGTCTTTCTTATGGTTGTTGTAGGAGCTGAGTTATTCGGACTTGATATTGTTTCTCGAGAAGTAGGGAATTTAATGCTTTATGTTCCTAAGGTTTTTGTAGCATTGCTAATCTTTGTAGGAGGGCTATATTTTGCTTCTTGGATCAAGAAAGCCGTTGTAGGAGTTTTGAAAGCTGTCGATTTTAGTGGCGCTCGTATGATTGGGAATATACTTTTTTATTTGATTTTAGTGTTTGTAATTATTACTACATTAAACCAAATGGGTATAAATACTGATATTATTACAAGTAATATTTCTATTATAATAGGAGCTTTGTTGTTAACAGTAGCTCTGTCTTTAGGATTAGGGTCTAAAGATGTTATTACAAGACTACTATATTCATTTTATGCGAGAAAGAACTTAGAACTTGGTCAATTGATTCGAATTGATGGGTTAGAAGGATATGTGATTTCCATAGACAATATCTATTTGTGTTTATTAGTAGAAGGGAAAAAGCATTATTTGCCGATAGCAAAAGTTTCAGAAAGTCATATTGAAATTATTAAATAA